A section of the Procambarus clarkii isolate CNS0578487 chromosome 68, FALCON_Pclarkii_2.0, whole genome shotgun sequence genome encodes:
- the LOC123774791 gene encoding zinc metalloproteinase nas-4-like, with the protein MIYMHKFAMLVNKLVVVAWAAVLVGLGTAAPAGGSSLVLMDHTQDGRLQDGRLQDDRLQDDRLQDDRLQDGRLQDDRLQDDRLQDGRLQDDRLQDGRLQDDRLQDDRLQDSRLQDSRLQDDLKPLSDERSDREQEKKKRAEAKKKKQKQVENKFMQHYLKKRWPGHVIRVMIDKKHPPLKKKMVHEGIAIFNKLTCLRFINSTDPRKYYLRITSRKKGICSSSFGCQKKKRGFQDLNLDRSCFYSISVILHELTHAVGFLHHQCRADRDDYVTVNYTNILNKKQHNFFKDSGNAAFLRTLGLPYQYTSTMHYASDAFSKGSKFGSTVSVKRKFPGKPGIGEGFARIDVASINRYYECWNHYLGDDIPGSVPYADFHAFFMKPKRGHRKSTKALSTWLNSMRKRYSQ; encoded by the coding sequence ATGATTTATATGCATAAATTTGCGATGTTGGTGAACAAGTTGGTGGTGGTCGCCTGggcggcagtgttggttggtctcGGGACAGCCGCTCCTGCAGGCGGCTCCTCCCTCGTCTTGATGGACCACACCCAGGACGGCCGCCTCCAGGACGGCCGCCTCCAGGACGACCGCCTCCAGGACGACCGCCTCCAGGACGACCGCCTGCAGGACGGCCGCCTCCAGGACGACCGCCTCCAGGACGACCGCCTCCAGGACGGCCGCCTCCAGGACGACCGCCTCCAGGACGGCCGCCTCCAGGACGACCGCCTCCAGGACGACCGCCTCCAGGACAGCCGCCTCCAGGACAGCCGCCTCCAGGACGACCTCAAGCCCCTCAGTGACGAACGATCAGATAGAGAACAGGAAAAGAAAAAGAGAGCAGAAGcgaagaaaaaaaaacagaaacaaGTAGAAAACAAATTTATGCAACATTATCTCAAAAAACGTTGGCCAGGCCACGTGATCCGGGTAATGATAGACAAAAAACATCCCCCTCTGAAAAAGAAGATGGTGCATGAAGGGATTGCCATTTTCAATAAATTAACGTGTCTTAGATTCATCAACTCGACTGACCCGCGCAAGTACTACTTGAGGATCACCTCTCGTAAGAAAGGTATATGTTCTTCAAGCTTTGGATGCCAGAAAAAGAAGCGCGGCTTTCAAGATCTAAACCTCGATAGGAGTTGCTTCTACTCCATAAGCGTAATCTTACATGAGCTGACCCACGCTGTTGGCTTCCTGCATCACCAGTGCAGAGCAGATCGTGATGATTACGTGACTGTcaattatacaaatattttaaacaaGAAACAACATAATTTCTTCAAGGACTCCGGTAATGCAGCGTTCCTGAGGACGCTGGGTCTTCCTTATCAATACACCAGCACCATGCATTATGCCAGCGATGccttcagcaagggcagcaagttTGGGTCCACTGTAAGTGTCAAAAGGAAGTTTCCTGGGAAACCGGGAATAGGTGAAGGCTTTGCTCGTATAGATGTTGCAAGCATCAATCGTTATTACGAGTGCTGGAACCATTACTTGGGCGACGACATCCCCGGCTCTGTGCCCTACGCCGACTTCCACGCCTTTTTCATGAAACCAAAACGTGGACACAGGAAATCCACTAAAGCCCTCAGCACCTGGCTTAACAGTATGAGGAAGAGATACTCGCAGTGA
- the PIG-C gene encoding phosphatidylinositol N-acetylglucosaminyltransferase subunit C: MGWRRVLWKKQPFPDNYVGDSFLRVSKKCKKLSLSETLYGATAVTQEICSCVGLVVIFFGISEGNLNASVVLALTASLSVIGYVMTRAQLAASVKDDFKVACFYVVLIACASPVVKTLTGSVATDSINACTTFLLFLRLIVHDYGTAVAIVNPTVSHNVGVFASVCLASRLDNDRDVFTLMTVAVALFALFPSFRRYCRDHLGRGCDLLTTIAVVLFTTIGTLLFAPHLHLVFVLALLICNFFVPALFVYFQSYKQNIYGPWDEAQIEDRESPL; this comes from the exons ATGGGGTGGCGGAGAGTGCTTTGGAAGAAGCAGCCCTTCCCGGATAATTATGTTGGAGACTCTTTTCTTAGAGTCAGCAAAAAAT GTAAAAAACTGTCTTTATCCGAGACATTATACGGTGCAACAGCTGTCACACAGGAAATATGCAG CTGCGTTGGTTTGGTGGTGATATTCTTTGGTATATCAGAAGGTAACCTGAATGCTTCAGTTGTGTTGGCACTGACAGCTTCTCTAAGTGTTATTGGTTATGTTATGACAAGAGCCCAGCTTGCTGCCTCAG TTAAGGATGACTTTAAGGTGGCATGTTTCTATGTAGTTTTGATCGCATGTGCTTCTCCTGTGGTCAAGACCTTGACAGGAAGTGTTGCCACGGACTCCATAAATGCCTGCACAACCTTTCTGCTGTTTTTACGACTTATAGTTCATGATTATGGGACAGCAGTTGCTAT TGTTAATCCGACTGTCTCGCACAACGTTGGAGTGTTTGCATCAGTTTGCTTGGCTTCCAGACTGGATAATGACCGTGATGTCTTTACTCTAATGACAGTAGCTGTAGCACTCTTTGCTCTTTTTCCGAGCTTCAGACGATACTGCCGG GATCACCTTGGGAGAGGTTGTGACCTTCTAACAACTATAGCAGTGGTGCTATTTACCACCATTGGCACTCTTCTCTTCGCTCCACACCTCCATCTCGTCTTCGTTTTAGCGTTGTTAATTTGTAACTTTTTCGTACCAGCTCTTTTTGTCTACTTCCAGAGTTATAAACA AAATATATATGGACCTTGGGATGAGGCACAAATCGAAGATAGAGAATCACCATTGTAA